Proteins encoded together in one uncultured Desulfosarcina sp. window:
- a CDS encoding efflux RND transporter periplasmic adaptor subunit, whose translation MMKKGALFKTVRVLVVLLVSAAVAFLLVQLRPRAEKQERVSNGRLVETVTTRSQSLPMFVEAYGTVAPREALKLVARVRGEVVALHPNFIEGGFVRSGEVLVAIDPQDYELAVRRTKVGIRQAEADLDRLEQDVLNLDASLELARADMKLALAEVKRLKKLAGKDMTSQSVLDKADRQYLTSRERLQALENQMALIGPNRVRLQSQLEMARVAWEQAKLDLERCRIEAPYEAWVTQKTVEIGQHLSVGQPVGSIYRAGAFDIEVKIPVGDLAWFPDGAGSGEGLKAEVRFSETEPPRIWIGKVARIKAALDQTTRTLPVVVQVDEATGADPMANAAGRMKPGMFVTVRIQGRQVDHVHRLPRHLVRDDDTVYLAVDDRLEIRPVAVLRRFKTEVLINEGLADGDRVITTPISNAVSGMKIRIK comes from the coding sequence ATGATGAAGAAAGGCGCCCTGTTTAAAACCGTTCGCGTTCTGGTTGTGCTGCTGGTCTCCGCTGCCGTCGCCTTTTTGCTGGTGCAACTGCGGCCTCGGGCCGAAAAGCAGGAGCGGGTGTCCAACGGCCGCCTGGTGGAAACCGTGACTACCCGTTCGCAAAGCTTGCCCATGTTTGTCGAGGCTTACGGCACGGTCGCTCCGCGGGAGGCGTTGAAACTGGTGGCCCGGGTGCGTGGGGAAGTGGTGGCCCTGCATCCGAATTTCATCGAAGGCGGCTTCGTCAGGTCCGGTGAAGTCCTGGTGGCCATCGACCCGCAGGACTACGAACTGGCCGTGCGGCGAACGAAGGTGGGCATCCGCCAGGCCGAGGCCGACCTGGACCGTCTGGAACAGGATGTCCTCAATCTCGATGCCAGCCTGGAACTGGCCCGGGCCGATATGAAGCTGGCGCTGGCGGAGGTCAAACGGCTGAAGAAACTGGCCGGCAAGGATATGACCTCCCAGAGCGTACTGGATAAAGCCGATCGTCAATACCTCACCAGCCGGGAGCGGCTGCAGGCCCTGGAAAACCAAATGGCTCTCATCGGCCCCAATCGCGTCCGGCTGCAAAGCCAGTTGGAGATGGCCAGGGTGGCCTGGGAACAGGCCAAGCTGGATCTGGAGCGCTGCCGAATCGAGGCCCCCTACGAGGCCTGGGTGACGCAAAAGACGGTCGAAATCGGCCAACACCTGAGTGTGGGCCAGCCGGTGGGCAGCATTTACCGGGCCGGGGCATTCGACATCGAGGTGAAAATTCCGGTGGGCGATCTGGCCTGGTTTCCCGACGGGGCTGGCTCCGGAGAAGGGTTAAAGGCAGAGGTGCGGTTTTCCGAAACCGAACCGCCCCGGATCTGGATCGGCAAAGTGGCAAGGATCAAGGCGGCCCTGGACCAGACCACCCGAACCCTTCCGGTGGTCGTGCAGGTGGATGAAGCAACCGGCGCCGATCCCATGGCGAATGCCGCCGGGCGCATGAAGCCGGGCATGTTCGTCACGGTAAGAATCCAGGGACGTCAGGTGGATCATGTCCATCGCCTGCCGCGGCATCTGGTCCGCGACGACGACACCGTTTATCTGGCCGTCGACGACCGGCTGGAGATACGGCCGGTTGCCGTCCTGCGCCGCTTTAAAACCGAAGTGCTGATCAACGAAGGCCTTGCCGACGGCGATCGGGTGATCACCACGCCGATTTCCAATGCGGTATCGGGGATGAAGATCAGAATTAAATGA
- a CDS encoding (2Fe-2S) ferredoxin domain-containing protein: MEKPEYHIFVCASFRAGGDPKGVCHKKGATDLLPYIENEILDRGLNAQITSTGCMKACDHGPVMVVYPMGHWYGGVESEDTVDEILDALEDGEVVDNLLIA; this comes from the coding sequence ATGGAAAAACCGGAATATCATATTTTTGTCTGTGCCAGTTTTCGTGCCGGCGGCGATCCCAAAGGCGTTTGCCACAAAAAGGGCGCGACAGATCTTTTGCCTTACATCGAAAACGAAATTCTCGATCGCGGGCTGAACGCCCAGATTACCAGCACCGGCTGCATGAAGGCCTGTGACCACGGACCGGTGATGGTGGTCTACCCCATGGGACACTGGTATGGCGGGGTGGAAAGCGAGGACACGGTGGACGAGATTTTGGATGCCCTGGAAGATGGAGAAGTGGTCGACAATCTTCTGATCGCCTGA
- a CDS encoding radical SAM protein yields MNIENHPCFNAKMRGKYGRVHLPVAPRCNIQCNYCDRKYDCVNESRPGVTSAVLTPRQAMAYLEYVLEEVKNISVVGIAGPGDPFANPDETMETLRLTRERYPEMILCLATNGLGIGPYIDELAELNVSHVTITLNAVDPEIGSQLYSFVRHGKKVLGPGAGFDVLLEKQLEAIIRLKEKNVTTKVNTIIVPGINETHIETVAEKMADLRVDILNCIPFYPNKGAKFAHLEEPSKEAVAAIRKKAARHIPQMYHCKRCRADAVGILGQENGCAVNEKLQECSQLPEILGETRPYVAVASLEGVLVNQKLGKAEELFIYGRRDNGEIYFVETRKTPEPGGGLQRWEDLGKLLTDCRALMVAGIGDNPRRVLSKKKIDILELDGMIEEAAEAVFEGHSMNFMVRRDIEACNKRHPMAGMGCM; encoded by the coding sequence ATGAATATAGAAAACCACCCCTGTTTCAATGCCAAAATGAGAGGCAAATACGGAAGGGTGCACCTTCCTGTGGCGCCGCGCTGTAATATTCAATGCAATTACTGCGATCGTAAATACGACTGCGTGAATGAGAGTCGGCCCGGTGTAACCAGTGCGGTCCTGACCCCGCGTCAGGCCATGGCCTATCTCGAATATGTCCTGGAGGAAGTGAAGAACATTTCGGTTGTGGGCATTGCCGGGCCGGGGGACCCGTTCGCCAACCCCGACGAAACCATGGAGACGCTGCGGCTGACGAGAGAACGTTACCCCGAGATGATTCTTTGCCTGGCGACCAATGGTTTGGGCATCGGCCCATATATCGATGAGTTGGCCGAACTGAATGTCAGCCATGTTACCATCACCTTGAATGCTGTCGATCCTGAAATCGGTTCCCAGTTGTATTCCTTCGTCCGTCACGGCAAGAAGGTGCTGGGGCCAGGGGCCGGCTTCGATGTCCTGCTGGAAAAACAGCTCGAAGCCATCATCCGCCTCAAGGAGAAAAACGTCACCACCAAGGTCAACACCATCATTGTGCCGGGAATCAACGAAACCCACATCGAGACGGTGGCCGAGAAGATGGCCGATTTGCGGGTGGACATTCTCAACTGCATTCCCTTTTACCCCAACAAGGGGGCCAAATTCGCTCATTTGGAAGAACCGTCCAAGGAAGCTGTTGCCGCGATCCGCAAGAAGGCGGCCCGGCATATCCCCCAGATGTACCACTGCAAACGCTGCCGGGCCGATGCGGTGGGAATCCTGGGGCAGGAAAACGGCTGCGCGGTAAACGAAAAGCTGCAGGAATGCTCCCAACTCCCAGAAATATTGGGCGAAACGCGCCCATACGTGGCTGTGGCCAGCCTGGAAGGCGTGCTGGTCAATCAGAAGCTCGGCAAGGCCGAAGAATTGTTTATCTACGGCAGGCGGGATAATGGCGAAATTTATTTCGTCGAAACCCGCAAGACGCCCGAACCTGGCGGCGGCCTGCAACGCTGGGAAGATCTCGGCAAACTGCTGACCGATTGCAGGGCGTTGATGGTCGCCGGCATCGGCGACAACCCCCGCCGTGTACTGAGCAAAAAGAAGATTGATATCCTGGAGCTGGACGGCATGATCGAAGAGGCCGCCGAAGCCGTTTTCGAAGGCCACAGCATGAACTTCATGGTTCGGCGGGATATCGAGGCGTGTAACAAGCGGCATCCAATGGCAGGAATGGGCTGCATGTGA
- a CDS encoding nitrogenase component 1, which translates to MKTQEKVEYKATSNACKLCSPLGASLVFRGIENTVPLLHGSQGCSTYIRRYLISHFNEPVDIASSNFTEETAVFGGGANLKLAIDNLIQQYRPALIGIGTTCLSETIGDDVASIVKSYARNNADGSGPAIVSVSTPSYSGTHIDGFHAAVRATVDTLAKKQGGPATGINFFPGMLSPADFRHFQEIFDDFGIPCNMLPDYSQTLDGPMWTEYHKIPQGGTPVKRIAAMGDAAASIELGRVLAETKSAGQLLSEKFGIPNHGIGFPIGIKETDVLFDRLSASTGRPIPEKYHQERARLIDAYADGHKYVFEARAVVYGEEDLVIGMASFLSEIGVVPALCASGRKSGHFKAKLRQVVDDFDQKQIQVLEGVDFVEIGKAARKVNPDFLIGNSKGYKIAREMQKPLIRIGFPIHDRMGGARIVHVGYRGAQQLFDTITNTMIAFKQDSSAVGYFYM; encoded by the coding sequence ATGAAAACCCAGGAGAAAGTCGAATACAAGGCCACAAGCAATGCCTGCAAACTTTGCAGCCCATTGGGAGCCTCCCTGGTCTTCCGGGGAATCGAAAACACTGTGCCCCTGCTGCACGGGTCCCAGGGATGCTCGACATACATCCGCCGCTACCTGATCAGCCATTTCAACGAACCGGTGGACATCGCCTCTTCCAACTTTACCGAGGAAACTGCCGTTTTCGGCGGCGGGGCCAATTTGAAACTGGCCATCGACAACCTCATCCAGCAGTATCGCCCGGCGTTGATCGGGATCGGAACCACCTGCCTGAGCGAGACGATCGGCGACGACGTGGCGTCGATTGTAAAGAGTTATGCCCGAAACAACGCCGATGGCAGCGGTCCTGCAATTGTATCCGTTTCCACTCCCAGTTATTCGGGAACCCACATCGACGGTTTTCACGCTGCGGTGAGGGCAACGGTGGACACCCTGGCCAAAAAGCAGGGCGGCCCGGCAACAGGCATCAATTTCTTTCCGGGAATGCTGTCTCCTGCCGATTTCCGGCATTTCCAGGAGATTTTCGACGATTTCGGCATCCCCTGCAACATGCTGCCCGATTACTCACAAACCCTCGACGGTCCCATGTGGACAGAGTACCACAAAATTCCCCAGGGGGGAACGCCCGTCAAACGGATTGCCGCCATGGGCGATGCCGCAGCGAGCATCGAATTGGGCAGGGTTCTCGCCGAAACAAAAAGCGCGGGGCAGCTGTTGTCCGAGAAATTCGGCATCCCCAATCACGGCATCGGGTTTCCCATCGGCATCAAGGAGACCGACGTTCTGTTTGATCGCCTTTCGGCCAGCACCGGCAGGCCCATTCCGGAAAAGTATCACCAGGAACGTGCACGTCTCATCGACGCATATGCGGACGGACACAAGTATGTGTTCGAGGCGCGCGCCGTGGTTTACGGCGAAGAAGATCTGGTCATCGGCATGGCCTCCTTTTTGTCGGAGATCGGCGTTGTTCCGGCCCTTTGCGCGTCGGGCAGGAAGAGCGGCCACTTCAAGGCGAAGCTGCGCCAGGTTGTCGACGATTTCGACCAGAAACAGATCCAGGTTTTGGAAGGCGTCGATTTCGTGGAGATCGGCAAGGCCGCCAGGAAAGTCAATCCCGATTTTCTGATCGGCAACAGCAAGGGCTACAAGATCGCCCGGGAAATGCAAAAGCCATTGATCCGCATCGGGTTTCCGATTCACGACCGCATGGGGGGGGCGAGAATCGTGCATGTGGGGTACCGCGGCGCCCAGCAACTTTTCGATACCATCACCAATACGATGATTGCCTTTAAGCAGGATTCGTCGGCGGTGGGGTACTTTTACATGTAG